AAGAAAagatggggaggggcagggagggaaacCTGTATTCTTTAAAGATGCCAATGCCATAAAAGACACAGAAAGGCTGTAacgttccagattaaaggaggcaACTAAATGCGGTACCTGACCTTGGATCGGACCCTGAACTGGAGGAGGAAATGCTAATGAGAGCCTAGTTAGATCAGTGACCTCCTGGAATACAGGCAGTGcagtggagaaaaatattttattgatgtaAGTTTACGAAGCAGACAACTTTAATGTGGTTATGTGAGGGAATATCCCTATTCTcagaagtatttaggggtaaaggaCCAAGATGTATGTAACTTGCCCTTATatgattcaggaaaaaattaCATATGCACAGAGAGAGtataaatgataaagcaaatgacGTAAGATATTAACAGTCCACAAGGGGTAAGTGGATGTTCCTATTTTAATGTACTATTCCTATTCTTGAAGTTTTTGAAGTCTgaaatgttttccaaatgaaaGATTTTCTCAAAAGGCCAAAAAATTTAGCAGCAGAACTGGTTAtttcaaacaaaatcccaggtgGAACCCTGTGTGTAAAAGAGGGACAAGCAGGTTTGTCTGGGGTCAAGCCCAGTCCTGTGTCCCTCTGGCGGCCCCTGGGGTGCCTCCTGGAACCCAGCGTGGAAACCACTGAGTGGCTGCATCTTCCACATTTGGAGCAGCCGTTCCTGCATCTTCACATCTACTGGACACTCACCCACACACCTGTTCGCCTCTGAGCCTCGCCACAGCCCAGGTGAACGGGGCTAGAAACCAGAGGCTCTGGAAGATTAGTACCTCCTTGGGGCCACGCAGCCCAGGTGTTTTCTGTGTGCTCTCCCCACCTCTACCCTGCACGGCAACCTGCAAGGTAGgtcttatcatccccattttgcacACAAGCAGAGGCCCCATGAGATTCAAGTCTAAGGCTACAGCACCGGAGCGGGGTTCAAACCCACGTCCTTGAACGAACCCTCAGACCCCTGCTCTTCTTGGCGGAACTGCTTCCTCTCAGGGGAAGAGGCTGAGGTTCCGAGTGGGGCAGCCCAGGTAAGATTGGGAGCCACTGGGTTCACAAGGCCAGTGCTCACTCAGCAGTGGGAGGGGAACCCACTGTCTGGCTCTTGCCAAGAAACCCATCTGTTCCTGGTGGGTCTGTTCCTGGTGGGGAATCTTCACACGGAGCCTTGATCCCGTCCTGAATTTCTGGGCTCAGAGTCTCCCTGCCTGGAGCTGGCTTTCGAATCAGCAGAGGTTCCTGTCTTCCTGCCCGGGCCAGCCAAGGACAAGGAAGCTATAAGCGTCCTTGTTCTGTTCAGTCTTTCACGGGCTGAGCTCCGGCAGTgcctctctgtctttcttttccctcagaTTTAGCCattccctcccccattccctgcTCGTTGGTAGGTTTTTAGTAAGTAAATTCATTGTCAGCAAAACAGTGTTTGAAGTCACTGCCAAGACACTGAGTGTTTAAAAGAACTGCAGGAAGCTCAAGGCTTCTGAGTAAAGGGGGACTCGCTGAGGATGCAATTGCCCATTTCAGGCCCAAAGCTGCCTCCCTGATAACGGCTCAGGGTCTGTAGAGCCCTGGGCCCTGACTTTGCCCCGAGCCCCCTCAAGGCAGGGAGAATGACTGCCCGAATGAGAAGTTCAGAGGGGAAGGTAACTGTCCTTGTTAAGTGCCAGCCACTGGGCTGGATGCAAACTGCAGACTCATCTCAGTCCCACAACAGCCCCATAACGCGGGTGTAGCTGTGCTGACTTAACACaggtgaaactgaggctcagagcaccGAAGTTACCTGGacagtcacacagctgggaaggaaGCACGGATCTCTCTCTTCCACATTCCCCCAAGGTCCCAGGCCCGCCTGTCTGTTCTCGCTGAGGCTGCTCCCAGCAAAGGGTCCTACGGGGCTTTGTCTCTTTTCCTGCCCTGATCCTGCTGCCCCCTCTGCACACCACGCAGGACACCCCCTgagcctgcctccctcccccgctGCTGACCTGGGGCCGCCTCGCTCTGAGAAAGTTCCTGGCCAGCCCTCTGCCACGCCACAGTGGGGACTTAACCTCCAGCCTCACATCGCTGCTGTGGGCTCCTGGACAGCTTCCCGGGTTCCGCACCCCTGGGACAGAGCAGGCCCACCTCTGAGAGCTCTGGGGGGTGCAGGCTGCCTGCTGACCCCCACCTGACTTCCTTGGAGATTTCTGAGGCGGTTTCTCAGCTGTGGAGCTCACACGCTGGCCTGGTCTCTGGACTCTGCACCGCATGGGACATCCCATCTCGAGGTCTGACTCCCACTCCGTGAAGAAAACCCTCCACTTCAGCACCCCGACTCCACTGCTGTAACCCTCTCTCTTCCAATCACATTTCCAATATTATGATAAAGGGTTAATGTGCAGCTGTAAGTCAGGGTGGCATCTGCTTACGGGGAACAGTATTCATTCTCACAATTGACTGTTGGACCCAAGTCAGTTTAATCCAAAAGAGTGACTCCAACCTGGAACTGTGGCCTGTGAGGAAGTTTTTCTAGGGTGAGGGGACCTTGCACCATCCCCCAGTCACACACTAACAGATGTTTTCTGTTGGCCTGTGGTCACACTGGCCTGCCCTTCTCCAAGGCAGATGGAGAATCCCTCCCCTAAAACAGCCACCACTGGTCGAGCCTGCTAGGCACCATGCACTGAGGTTGACATTTGACATATGCTGTTTCCAATACCCACAAGCGACCAAGTGTGGCTTCTGAACCATTAGCGGCCTTAGTTTTGCCTCTTTGTAAAACAGCttcctcagatgaggaaactgggtctTATGGGGTTAAGTAAatcactcaaggtcacacaggtagtaagtgacagagcaggAATCTGAACCTAAGTCTGTATGGCTACAGAGGTTAAAACTCCCTCCACTCTCCATTGCCATGGCTGTCATGTACAGTTACGCAGGTTGCTTACTGCACAGGGACATCCAGCTGAAGGGGTAGTCAGGGGATGAAATCCAGCCAGCATTGCGCTCAGTGTAAGGTGTGCACCACGGTGCAGTGGTGCCTGTGCTTGTCTGCCTGGAGGAGCACTGGGACAAACTGATTAGAAATGGTCCTAATGATGCCCTTCCCAACATCTGCACCCCCTGCTAGGTGCCTTTGCAGCTCTTCTCATCAAGCAGGGAAGTCTGGTTCCTCACCCCTTAAATCTGGGCTAGTCTTGTGACTAAACGAGTCAGTGAAATGTGTCAGACCGGCGTTGTGCCAGTTCAAGTTCATACCGAGAGGCCTTGCAGGCTGTACTTGCCCACTTGGACCCCAACTACCGCCATGGGTACAAGCTTGGGCTAACCTGCTGGAGAATGAGAAACACGTGGCCCAGTCACCCCCATCCGAGACCAGTCAGTAGCCAATCGACCACCCAACACATAAGCAAGGCCATCCTAGCCCAGCCGGCCTCCAAACGACCCCCTCCGACCACAGACCCTCGcatcagcccagcccagctcggGCACACCTGCCCCACTGGCTTCTGTAACTGATTTACGTGGCCATTACGGGTGGAATTGTGTCCTtccaaaactcatatgttgaagtcctagccctCAGTACCTCGAAATGTGACTTCATTGGGACATTAGGTCTTTGCCGATATAATTagctaagatgaggtcatactgttgtagggtgggcccctaatccaatatgactgacgTCCTTATCAAAAGGGGAAGCGTGGACACAGACACGTACACAGAAAGCACACCATGCAAAGACTGGAGTGAtgttgccacaagccaaggaactccCAGAAGCTagcagagaggcctggaacaccTCCTTCCTTACGGCCTTTAGAGGGAGgagggccctgctgacaccttgatctctaactgccagcctccagaactgtgagacaataaatttctgttgtcaccAGTTTGTGGAACTTTGTggcggcagccctagcaaacgaacGTAGCACCTTTGCCTAATTCATACGAAGGCACAGTATGGGCTGGCTTCCTTGGCTGCTTTCAGTGTGGCAGCCAACCATGGCTCCCCTCCCGGCCCCCAGGGAACCCACCGTGGCTACTCCTGCCCCAACAGGCTTCTGATTCTGGGAAGGCTTCTCCAGTGCTTTCCAAGGGCTCTGGAGTTGTCGAGGGGAAGGGGTCCCAGCCTCATACGATATCGCTGCTCCAGGGATCCGGAGAGCGCCCCCAGCCCGGGTCCCTCCCGGCTGCCCACCTACCTGGGTTGCCAAGGGCCATGGAGTCGTAGATGAGCTTACAGGTCTTGAGCAGGGTGGAGATCTTCTTCTCGGGCGAGTAGGCCTTGTGCATACTGGCAAACTTCTGCAGGATCTTCTCCATGATGGGCGCCTCCGGCACGCTAGTGGTCACACCCAGGTCGGTGGTCGTGGTGGCTAGGATCACCAGCTGGTTCTCCTTGAGCTGCTGCAGCGAGCCGTCCTTCCTGTGGATCTCACGCAGGCAGGAGTTGATGGCCTCCTTCAGGGGCTTCAGGACACACTTGTACAAGGCAGACTCCACAATGGCTTCTGCAGGGGGGCGAGAGCAGGAGGGTGAGGAAACCAGCTGCAGGGATCCTGCCCCCACGTCTTGTTGCCTGACAGTGTGGCTATCCCCATGCCATGTCCCTGGAAGGACATACTCACAGCCCCGGCAGGTACAGCCCACAGTTCTGACAGGTGAGACAGTGTAGTACATTCAACAAAAGCCAACACTGCCTAGGGCACAGGAGCCACACATGGTACGTAATGCTtttcacagggcctggcacacatgAAACTCTCACAGGGCTGCTTACTAGCACACCACCTCAGAGAGCACTATGTACATGGGAGTTGTGCAGTATACAACCTGTGCAGCTGTACCTGGAGGGCCTgggtgcccaataaatgtttggtagagttaTTCTTGATGTGTCTCTTTCAATGATCAGATCCATCTGAATCTAGTCTCAAGAATACAGTATAGCCAGAACCTGACTTCTTACCGTTTCCACGGCTACCACCTTGACCTAGGCTGTCATCATCTCTTACTTGAGTTATATGAATAGCCTCTTGCCCTGGCTTCTTTTAGTCCATTCTCAACACAGCAACTGGCATAATCTTGTTATGCCGTGTTTGATCATGACATTCCTGTGCTCAGAGCCCTGTAATGGCTCCCATCTCATCCACCATAGAAGCTGAAGTCTTTCCCGTGGCCCACAAGCCCCCTCTGCGACCTGTCCCTGTGACCTCTCTCGCTCACCACCTGTTTGCTCCCTGTGCTCATGCTGCCCCAGCTACCTTGGCCTTCTTGCTGTTCTGCCAAGCGGCCAGGCTTGCTCCTACCTCGGGGCTTTTGCACTTGCCATTCCCTTTGCCTGGAGAAATGCACGTGGCTACCCACATGGCTTACTCCTTCATTGTTCAAATGTCATCTTATCCCAGAGGCGTCCTGATCAGCTAGTGGAGTGAGAATTAGTCATCTCTGATCTCACAGCGACTGTGCAACATACATGCCATAATCCCCACTCCACAGATGGACCAACGCAGGCTCTGCCGGtgcaggtcacacagctagttgggGCCTGAAcaaggatttgaacccacgtCAACTTGACACCAAGGCAATGTTCAGCTTTGGTTGACAGTAGGGAAATATTCTTGGAAAGTCTTTCTGGCTCTGTCCGATCCCCAGGGTCTCAGCTACTGGCCCAGCAGGGGAGGTCCCAAGTCCTGTCCCTGTAGGGAGACACCTGAGCTGCTCTATccctgggaggtgagggaggggcccaTGTCCCCACGGCTGAGTCTCAGGAGAGGTCAAGATAACCCTTCCCTGGCACGCACGCCTAGGCTTGGCCCATGTCTGGGTCTAGGGCTGGTCCTGGCTGTCTTGGTCCTCATCCTgctgcctccctcttcccctttgctTCTCCAGCCTCTTCAACAGGACGACACACAGCTGCCCTTGCCTCCGTCACCCCACTCCTGTCTGTCCTTCCAGGCCCTCAGAGCCTCTGCAGCTAGAGGCGTGGTGACCCGGAGGCAGGGACCTGCGGTCAGCTTCCCCACCGCCCCTGGCTCCCGTGTAACCTTGACCAAGTCCGTTCCCCTTCCCGGGCCTTTTTCCTCATCTACAGAATAAGAGGGTCCATGCCCTCTAGGGTCTCCACATCTCTGCAGCCACCAGATCTCTTGCAGGGACTGCCTCTGACCCTCCGCAGCCATGTGTGttcgtgcttttttttttttggccgctaaTCGCTCCTGCTGACTTGTCTGCCTAACAAAACCAGGAGCATCCTGAGGGTGGGGTCCTGCCCAGCTCTCAGGTGGTTGAGGTTCTGCCATCTAACTGGGCCCATGGGCCGAACTCGGAAGGAGGAGACAGAACAGCAGAGGGGTTAGTTCACGGAAAGGGAGGATCATCTGGGTCTATCCCTGGCTCCCAcccgctcccagcccctgccccaggatGCGGACCGACCTAGCTCCTCCTCGGAGTGCAGGGCGGGGTCCACCAGGGCCTTGAGCTCGGTGCTCTGCAGCAGGTAGCTCTTGAGCTGGGTCATCATGGTGCGGATCTCCTGCAGCATCTCCATGCTGGAGGTCTGGTGCGCCATCATCTCCAGGCTGTACACCTTGTAGTCCTGCACCAGGCTGCCGAAGTACGAGGCCTTGTCCTGGGCCAGCTCCACCACCCTCTTGTACAGCTTGCGGTTGTTGGAGAGGAAGGCGCTGAAGACGCTGGAGAAGCTCACGAAGCTCAGGCGGTGGCGGGCCTTGCCCAGGATCATCGACGACTTCTTCTTGATGCCGGGGCTGCTGAACTGCTCCAGCTCCTCCTCCGTGCTGCTGGTCGAGTAGGAGTCCTGGTCTGTGGCCGAGGCGGGCACCCCCAAGCTGTCcgagagggaggccagggagcccTTGAACTCCGGGGTGCTCTGGGGCCGGGCCCCGGGCCGGGCACGCGGGCTCTGAGTGCCAGCCGTGGGGGCAGGACCTTGGCCTTCTCCCAGTGGACCGGGCCTGGGGTTCTCGGGGGCCTCCCCGTCCGTGGAAAGCTCGGCAGTCTCCAGGGGAATTGGAAGGACCGAGACCAGCTGCCGGGAGAGCCGTTTCTTCCTGGGAGGTGGGACTGGGGGTTGTCGAATCTTCCTCGGAGGCTCTGGCATGCTGCCCGGATCGCCGGCTTTGGCCGCTGCTTCCTGGCCTTGCTCTGTGGTTCTCTGAGGCCCGTCCCCAGGGCTGCCGGAGGTCCCCTGGGGAGGCAGGCGGAGCGGGGATGCCCTGGAAGGACCCACCGGGTCCCCCTCCGCTGCCGCCCCCCTGTCCGCCTTCCCTGCACTCGGGTCCTCCAGGGAAGCCTTCTCCGCGATGCGGCGTCTGGGAGGGGCGGCGGGGAGGCTCTTCTTCGTGGGCGCTGGAGGGACGGGGGACTgcaaggggctgggggctgcccccGGCTTCATCTCTTCCTCCCTGAGGGGGCCCAGGCCTGCGAGGGGACGCGGGAGCCTCTCACAGGCTGTCATGGGTGGCTGGCTTGGAAGCTCTGGGGGGCCTGGGGTGTGGGGTGCCAGGCGGGGGGCAGAcgctgggggtgaggggggaaGGGCCTTGGGATGCGGAGGCGGGGGAGCAGCCGCTGAGGGAGAACCGGGCAGAGGGCAGGCCAGAGGGGGGCCGGGGGGAGGAGGCCGGCTGGAgctggggggatggagggggagcggcgggggagggggggctggGCGGCGAGGGGCCCacctggaggtgggggaggtaGCCTCGGAGGCGGGAGGCGACGGCAAGGGGCAGCTTCCCAGGGGTGGCTGGTCAGCCGGCAGGGAGCTGCCGCAGTCCTCGATGAAGACTGGATTCACAAACCACAGGCGGCCGTTTCCTATGGACAGCTCGATTTCACACGAGCAGTTTTCGTAATGGGCGGATGACCTGAGAATGGAGGTGGGGGGCGCTCCCGGGGCTGGGTCTCTCGGGGCCTCCACTGGGCTCCCACCTCCTGGCCGGGGGTTCAGCGAGGAGTCCCAGAATCCTGTCGagatgagggagggagaggcggTCAGTCCTGAAGCCGGGCCCCAGCCTGGCCCGGGCGGTGTCTGTGGGCTGCACGGGGGGCAGGGCGAGGGAAGGCCACACACAGTGCTTGCTTCACCGCTCAGAGGGTTGGTTTCCCCTCTTGGACTGTTTTAAACCTCTCCCACTACTTCCTGCTTTGAGAGGGGAAGCCCCACGCCATCCTCCCCTGAGGTGTCGGGCTGGGGCCTGGACGGTGCTGGTGACAGGCTCAGCTTCAGTCCTGTCCCCTGGCGTGTGAGACCCCACGGTGGGGGGGGCACCCATGCCCCGGGGTGCAGGTACGTACGGGGATGGAGGGGGCAGAACCCCGGAGCTCCCGATGCTGACCGGCTGGGTGCTCTGGGGCAGGTCACCAGACCTTTCTAGGCCTTCATCTAGTCATCCCTAGGATGGGGTCCCGACAGAGAAGTTGCTTTGGGCCTGTTTGGGCCACTGCAGCTGTCACAGCAGGAAGAATGAACTATGGATTGTAGCCAGTGAGCCCAGACCTGACCACCCAAGTGGGGGAATGCCTGCCCTCTGCAAAATGATTCTGCCTCTGGCCAACCTGTCTTAAAACAGGAAGCTGCCCTGTGCCCCCAGCTCAGAGAGCTGGAGCTCCTGCACTGCTGAGTTAAGTCCCAGCACATGCCTTGCTCTTGACTCAGCCCTTAGCTGGGGCCACCGAAGCAGGGCTACACTGATGGTCAGCGCCAGGCTTGTTCTAGGTAACGGGCATGGGACGTCCAAGCTGAAAGGGCGCCGGGGCTTGACTAGCTCAGAGGAGTTCTTGACCTCTCGGTACCAGGCTCTATGGAGAATCTGACAAAAGCTCGGGATGCTCCCAAAAGGCCACAGGAGCACATTTTGAGAACAAGGTCACTTGGCTGGCAGGTCACTGCAAGCTCCCTCAGCAGCTCCTTTTGGAGGAGTTTGGAACCCAGGTCTCGTTCCACACGTTCATTTCAGAGATCGATAGTGCAAATTCATTGTTAGTGATTGAGACAGGCCTCTAGCCTCTCACCCAGGGCTCTTTACCTCTGGGAGGGAGTCATCAGTAAGAAAACCACCAAAAACAGCATCAAAGACAATACGAGGAACAAACATGCACTGCGTTCTGGCTGTTGGGGATTCCTTGCTCTACAGGGACCATCTCACCGATCCCTGACCACAGGCCTCTGGTGTAAGTCCTCATGTTGTCCCCGTGTGGCAGATGACGATGAGAAAGCCAGGGAGATGAACGGTCACCGGGGTGGTGAGTGaaggagctggaatttgaactagGTCACACTAGCTCTAAAgctgagagtggcatggacatatagacactaccaaacgtgaaacagatagctagtgggaagcagccgcatagcacagggagatcagctcggtgctttgtgaccacctggaggggtgggatagggagggtgggagggagatgcaagagggaggggatatggggatatatgtatacgtatagctgactcactttgttacacagcagaaactaacacaccattgtaaagcaattatactccaataaagatgttaaaaataataataaataaataaataaatagagccgTGTGCTGGGCCGCCCTTCATAGGAACTTGCGACACTTCCCATCCTGGTTGCTCTCCTGGCGTGAGTGAGTAGTGGGGTGGTGAGCACCCCAGAACGGGGAATGTGGTAAGAACACAACAGGCTCTTGACATCGAAAGAAAGGAGATGTTGCAAGATGGCCAAGGGCAGCtgtacatgtgtgtgcacgtgtgcgtgccCGCCCTAAGGGATGGGCACTCTCGGGGCTGTGGGTGTTTGCCACCTTGCTGGCCAAAGGGGTCAGAAACCCAATGAAGGTGAGCAAGGTGTAATCCCAGGATGGTGGGGCTGCCGAGAAACTGACTGAAAGAGAGCCGTGCGCATCCACAGGGGAGCAGGGCGGGACTCATGGTTCAGCCCCGTCCTGGGCAGAGGCTCCCAAGCCTGGAAGTGCCGTGCGGCTGTCTCCACAGCATCAGATGACCAATTTTTGTGGGACTTTCTGACACGCCAGGCTCTGTGCCCATGCCAGCCACCACCTGAGGACGTAGAGAGCCCGGAGGGGGAGGGTGTGTCTCCAGGCTCTCCCTAGATCCAGGCGGGTTGTTCCTGAGGGCTGCCCGGGCCCTATGCTTCACTTTCTTGGGCAGCTATGACCCCTCCATGACCGGTCCATTCTCTCGGGTACTTCGCATGGTCTCCTTGGAAGGTTTCTTAGCAAGGAGCAGCAGGCGGCCAGTCTAAGGTGACTGGGCTGCAGCCCCATAGGTGAGCTGAGGCCCCTGAGGCTCACCTCCAAGTTCTCATAAGACCCTTCCTTTGGGAGAAGGTGCAAGTTATGGGGTAGACGATCAAGAGAACCGCCCACCCATGCTCGGACACTCCCATTACCACTCACCTAGATCGTGGCCATAGGCTGCCTCCATGCCCCCATCCCGCCCCCAATCCATTCTACTCCTTGTGGCTCTGTGCTGGGCGTATGGGGGGCCCTTGATTTCTATTTGTTCAGAATCGCTTCCCAACCTttagcctggcattcaaggcctgtgggatctggccCCGTACACCCTCCCAGCGCTGCCTACTGATCTCCACCCGCTCTCTCTGCTGTTCACTTCTTCCTGAACACGCCACGGGCCACCATGCCTTCAGGTCTTGGCTAgtgtgttccctctgcttggaatgctttTCCCACCCTCTCCACgtggcaaactcctactcatcctccaACACTCAGGTCAAATGTCCCCTGTTTGGTGGAGCCTTCCTGACACGTTCAGGCCTCACCTACACTCCCCTGGGCTCCGCAGTCCTGGTGCACACTGACGGGAGAGACCAACCCTAGGACTGTACTTCTCTGGTTTCATCCTGAACCATGGGAAGAGGTCTAAAGACAAGAAGagaagaagtgagaaaatgagaaGAGGGAGGCAAAAAGGAGGGCAAAGAGCTCTATAAGTGATGGACCACCAGCTGGACTGCCCGCCTCAGGATAGCAGGGGGGGTCCCTcatgcacagaaaaaaagaacacattttccACCGCCCAGATCTGTATTCCTACAAGAGTGGAACAGACAGTGGGGTTCACAGAAATGGGCCCGGGGCCTGGGTGATTAGCAACCACTCCCCTGCCCCTAAGATAGGCCTGGTGGTTGTACCTCGCAGGGCAGAGGACCCAAAGCGAATGCCGCTCTGAGGGGTGAGGAGCTGCACCCTGGGGTCTGAGGGCCTATTAGGGAACTCAGTGGCAGCATAGGTCTTTATGCTTAAAAACAaggaagtagggcttccctggtggcacagtggttgagagtccgcctgccgatgcaggggacgcgggttcgtgccccggtccgggaagatcccacatgccgcggagcggctgggtccgtgagccacggccgctgagcctgcgcgtccggagcctgtgcttcgcaacgggagaggccacaacagtgagaggcccgcgtaccgcaaaaaaaaaaaaaaacaaggaagtaGGTAACATTCTCTGCAGCCTACACAATGCCAAGGCCAGGGGAGAAGCGGAACGCTGTCATGCAGGCCTTGCGGTTGGCTTGGCTGTGGGCATCTGTGCCCACTGGCACTGGGCAAGCTCAGTTCAGTGGTCGCAGTTCCCCTAAGGGCCTGTGCCCTCACTGCCTCTGTGCTGCCCTCGGACTGAGGCAGATGTTTTGCTGGCCCTGTGGCTTCCTGTGTCTCAGCTGGGGATGCCTTCTGCCAGGCGTCCACTCCTACAACCCTCAGAGgtcccaggccaggccaggtACTGGGCTGTAGACCCTGAAGGCAAAGGTGACAAAGATTTCACACTTGAGGAGCCCTGGGCTACCGGCAGAACAAAGAGGGGACGAGTAAATGCAGCCAAGTATTCCAGATGCCATGGAAACAGCTAGAAAGTCTGGTGAGATCAGTGGGTGAATGTTGTTGTGGCATCCTAAAGACGGGCTGTTGGACAGCCATTCAATCTGGagttttcattgaatttttaataagTAGGAAAATTCTCATTATATAATGTAAAGGAAAAAGCAAGTTACAGGCAAACTTGGACGCACTATAGAACATATGCTTtttctaaacatattttaaaaatattaaaacatatacatactacaAATATGTCTGAGAACCTCTGCAAATCTAACCCCTATCTGTCACCGCTTTCCCTAGATCCCTTTTGCACTCAGATTCAACTGCATGCAGTTTAGTGCCGAGCTGCCCCCTATGTTAGTTTTGCGGGTCCAAGCTTATACCTACATAGACCTTTTGAACGTTGGCTTTTCCAAGGCCAAACTCAGACTTTCTCACATCAGCTCACGAGCAAACATTCTGGGCGATCTCGTGGTGCTGAGCCTGTAGGTCGGTAGCCCCGTTTCAGCAACGTCATCCCTGTCTGAACGGCAGGGCTTGTGCAATGATTTGGATATTCATGACATTCTATTCATTTTGTAAAAAGTGAGTAGAGTGCCAGAAAAAGAACCACCGCCGACACTAGCGACAGAAGACACATACGCCTCGTAAACGTATTCCAACTATGAGATCACCAGGTCGGGAGTCAGAGCCTGGCCGGTGGCAGGTCGGAGCGGGAACCAGGGCTTAGGGAGGAGGCTGAGCTGTGTGCAGAGATGAGCGTCTGCTGCCTGCAAAGCCCGGCTGACCTTCTGCTCCTATCACGGAGATTTCCCGGCAGCCTTTCACTAAGCCCCCTTTTATCTAAGCTCGTTTGGGTGGGTTTCACTCCTCTGCCGCAAGAGTGCCTTGCCCAGAACAACGTGTGATGCTGGGCACAATGCCTGGTGTGTCTGGGCCCTTGGCAAGTGCTGCTCTTGGCATATTTATCATCACAACCGCAGGTGAAGGTCAGGGAGGTCTGCACATCCCAGAGCCAGG
Above is a genomic segment from Pseudorca crassidens isolate mPseCra1 chromosome 1, mPseCra1.hap1, whole genome shotgun sequence containing:
- the RIN3 gene encoding ras and Rab interactor 3 isoform X3; its protein translation is MWRRRPASGLRLSSGDFEAPSGRSPIPDAGKGEGQQEEEEDGVGPRLPVTPKNCLPLRGISVLEKLVKTCPVWLHVGLGRAEATRILHREAAGTFLVRRDSSLKHPVLCVHFPSPNESSSAVLEYTIKEEKSILYLEGSVLVFEDIFRLIAFYCVSRDLLPFKLRLPQAILEASSFTDLKTIANLGLGFWDSSLNPRPGGGSPVEAPRDPAPGAPPTSILRSSAHYENCSCEIELSIGNGRLWFVNPVFIEDCGSSLPADQPPLGSCPLPSPPASEATSPTSRWAPRRPAPPPPPLPLHPPSSSRPPPPGPPLACPLPGSPSAAAPPPPHPKALPPSPPASAPRLAPHTPGPPELPSQPPMTACERLPRPLAGLGPLREEEMKPGAAPSPLQSPVPPAPTKKSLPAAPPRRRIAEKASLEDPSAGKADRGAAAEGDPVGPSRASPLRLPPQGTSGSPGDGPQRTTEQGQEAAAKAGDPGSMPEPPRKIRQPPVPPPRKKRLSRQLVSVLPIPLETAELSTDGEAPENPRPGPLGEGQGPAPTAGTQSPRARPGARPQSTPEFKGSLASLSDSLGVPASATDQDSYSTSSTEEELEQFSSPGIKKKSSMILGKARHRLSFVSFSSVFSAFLSNNRKLYKRVVELAQDKASYFGSLVQDYKVYSLEMMAHQTSSMEMLQEIRTMMTQLKSYLLQSTELKALVDPALHSEEELEAIVESALYKCVLKPLKEAINSCLREIHRKDGSLQQLKENQLVILATTTTDLGVTTSVPEAPIMEKILQKFASMHKAYSPEKKISTLLKTCKLIYDSMALGNPGKSYGADDFLPVLMYVLARSNLTEMLLNVEYMMELMDPALQLGEGSYYLTTTYGALEHIKNYDKITVTRQLSVEVQDSIHRWERRRTLNKARASRSSVQRGPLGYREDKGVVQDHAAPHSCPSSQHRDGGETRRR
- the RIN3 gene encoding ras and Rab interactor 3 isoform X1, with translation MWRRRPASGLRLSSGDFEAPSGRSPIPDAGKGEGQQEEEEDGVGPRLPVTPKNCLPLRGISVLEKLVKTCPVWLHVGLGRAEATRILHREAAGTFLVRRDSSLKHPVLCVHFPSPNESSSAVLEYTIKEEKSILYLEGSVLVFEDIFRLIAFYCVSRDLLPFKLRLPQAILEASSFTDLKTIANLGLGFWDSSLNPRPGGGSPVEAPRDPAPGAPPTSILRSSAHYENCSCEIELSIGNGRLWFVNPVFIEDCGSSLPADQPPLGSCPLPSPPASEATSPTSRWAPRRPAPPPPPLPLHPPSSSRPPPPGPPLACPLPGSPSAAAPPPPHPKALPPSPPASAPRLAPHTPGPPELPSQPPMTACERLPRPLAGLGPLREEEMKPGAAPSPLQSPVPPAPTKKSLPAAPPRRRIAEKASLEDPSAGKADRGAAAEGDPVGPSRASPLRLPPQGTSGSPGDGPQRTTEQGQEAAAKAGDPGSMPEPPRKIRQPPVPPPRKKRLSRQLVSVLPIPLETAELSTDGEAPENPRPGPLGEGQGPAPTAGTQSPRARPGARPQSTPEFKGSLASLSDSLGVPASATDQDSYSTSSTEEELEQFSSPGIKKKSSMILGKARHRLSFVSFSSVFSAFLSNNRKLYKRVVELAQDKASYFGSLVQDYKVYSLEMMAHQTSSMEMLQEIRTMMTQLKSYLLQSTELKALVDPALHSEEELEAIVESALYKCVLKPLKEAINSCLREIHRKDGSLQQLKENQLVILATTTTDLGVTTSVPEAPIMEKILQKFASMHKAYSPEKKISTLLKTCKLIYDSMALGNPGKSYGADDFLPVLMYVLARSNLTEMLLNVEYMMELMDPALQLGEGSYYLTTTYGALEHIKNYDKITVTRQLSVEVQDSIHRWERRRTLNKARASRSSVQDFICVSYLEPEQQSRTLASRADTLAEVLCAQCAEKFEVVQPQDHRLFVLVDGRCFQLADEALPHRIKGYLLRSEPKRDFHFVYRPLDGGGGSGGPPCLVVREPNFL